A genomic region of Canis aureus isolate CA01 chromosome 16, VMU_Caureus_v.1.0, whole genome shotgun sequence contains the following coding sequences:
- the LOC144286911 gene encoding uncharacterized protein LOC144286911 isoform X8 has translation MGASPGSLNISVSLARPSAPLAWVSAPQSIMSRLCLSLFFIFTWQPSWLLGQAAPLPAWARRTSGPRRSPEPPEPPEPWSSHSSELLHESLQALTHPAEAGGGFNNLRSSAPAQISAPPKQLTETLVPFLDTDSNGELPPETDQYLNDKPTLHERLLQVVPALGDENQAIVLPPPLKSKMKTGDEPEDHQSLEILAPPLDSQGLNQRKFFVSSPNLDKDLVQHRRLAKVVIGTPNQFANKELLEQLQDDYSDSGMDIIYPEENRPMDFPGGPDQPPELPEELEISSLLQETPAGPLQSTVEEPEPFVPGVEAQAKHPESPEETETPPLLQDALSQPPEILKEAGNSVSPQEAPAEPSSTPEVQQEASAQPTEAPEEVEPWTPQEAPAQPPEEKVPPQEVNVPSLSQNEAQRPKLHNVTVKPVDLALTVTVTQPPQHPKKAEPAILQEQPAQPPELSLGEVEPIPTQQEHPAQPLEHHEVKVAPPGHHQVQQLNLPNITVKPAGVQVTVTPEPTTEVGPLPVQRESVTQPSVPLNVEPFATQHEAPTLPPQSPEENEHLSFQQETPTESPESPTQEKPPTQQETPVQTPGEVKPSTTQQDTLAQDSQAPEEGESPSTQEEALAQLPGTQEEKEPSPPQQEAPAELPQIPEEGEPSSIQEESQDHHAQTPEKAKPSSTQQEAPTQYPQASEEGEPSPAQEEAPTQFPQILVKSGFPEQHPAPAENVEPYPDQQGVPTQTGDLPEETELSPSQQWSSSLPQMPVVGVEPSPVQPEHQAQPPESSTDIVAQPPVHHEVTSSRLGPGEAQHPMLPNITAKPVDLEVFITPVPTKFEHAPGQQEASAQAPVPPEQVEFSPAQSELLFQSPETLEDEFPPGQQELIVKTPDPPKEMEPTSAQQEAPAEPSEPHKEIEPSSNEYTVSAHSPGPTEDVKPPTQPEVPAQPPVPQQVPAISPEPRQEVEPSATQQESPAQSLELADKVEPLPVSQKTPSQLLQFPEKVESSPVLQEAPSLPLEPLKEVELSPAQQVAQTQPSELPEKLESFPILQQASTQSPEPHQESEPSPAQPPEPSKEVEPQLPVHNEMTVPPQGQDQAQRSSLPSVTAKPVDLEFTVPPEPSTTLQQTLAPPEDPEVTLPHPEHVEAQSPNLSEVTVQPLDLELTITPEPITEVETSTMQETPGPPLEPPDESVMQPPMYREVTVPTPGQDQARHLLLPNVTVQPLDLELTLTPEPTTKVEHSTTVSKTTVPPKDMEVTFAHQEQVQAQHPILTEVTVQPLDLGLTITSEFTKEIELPQPMQETPIQLPEPPKEVTVAQSPVYQEETIPTPGWDQIQHPSSPSVTVQPLDLELTVSPEPTTEVEHSTALKKTIAPPKDVEVTFAHLEQVLSRRPNLTKVTVQPLDLELTITPASTTEIEPSPTMPLELPKELVAQPSIYQEAAVPTSAQDQAQHLWSPNVTTQPLALELTISPKPTTEVEQSTTLHQTTAPPKDLEVTFPPSEQVQVQHSTLNKVKVKPLDLGLTITPEPTTETKPSPTMQETPTQPPEPPKEVVVQYPFHQEGTVPTLGQDQAPYPTLPSVTVHPVDMGLTMTSEPTTQVEGSTTTKTTTPPPKDLEMTLAHLEQIQRQHPNLTEVTVPPMDLEITVTAGSNMEVEPSPARQETPTQPPEPPKEVKVQYPFHQEVMSPTPSKGEVQHPESPSITFHNGGLGLTITPEPITEAKHSATTKKTTAPSPADLEVTLAHRERVQSQQPNLTKVTVPPMDLEITVSHQPESSESVLPPTTQPSVVHFAKYFPEKAYTTFTEQPEQSVTTNVNICELCTCKDETLSCTGFSPKQRLRRVPVPEPNTDNNTFTILNFQGNAISYIEENTWKPYRWTEKLILSENYLTELHKDSFEGLLSLQYLDLSCNKIQSIERRTFEPLPFLKFINVSCNVLTEVSFGTFQAWHGMQFLHKLILSHNPLTTVEDSYLFKLPALKYLDMGTTQVSLSTIESILMMTLELEKLILPSRMSCCLCQLKNNIEVVCKTVKLHCDGECLTNATRCDEKASIMNVEGSFMKVLKARKKSTSTELTIEPEKASSDKNGIGLSAFMNEQLDFNDESDVISALNYILPYFSEGNVEDVESTLLPFIKTLFSNVQDGDKPVGYLKNNTKSPSLEPGPNNSTYKNKLRKLSFLENLLDAEIQEKIDEVKKKEKTAMLIPPGILGPKFKKLETAQGQEKTLPKSKNLRKRWFRKNSVLKGPKDPQKRHYKEVDVQSTQGKQSAQSFVKNMAKERRLSGPSPRELEELHMAQRPRKLVGNSVHTESSFIKEHKAAASSFPKQNIMGKPSASTAPKSLPKVKTKSEDSTYPIVVLEDANARVREMEASRPVSHSGKKYIFHKIRSRIVQRTPKTKKSKKFRKKNSLSNRLMPAQRPPLPAVRSLIDSPSQEAISSSEKRIQENPFPELFTLSEPSKENTTVENTTAQNASEEIISPGSTTVSEQTPPEFTNRRNLSNTYSTTTRDNFVPTVKQTNETQWEYHNLVTDLPPKPTGFSVAKLSSAGDLFEIQLNQQLRSLIPNNDVRRLISHVIRTLKMDCSETNVQLACAKLISRTGLLMKLLSEQQEVKVSKAEWDTDQWKTENYINESTEAQSEQKEQKSSEPTKEVPGYGYNNKLILAISVTVVVMILIIVFCLIEASQRLKRKRQYKAGQRLFT, from the exons ATGGGGGCGTCACCGGGCTCCCTGAACATTTCGGTTTCTCTGGCGAGACCGAGCGCCCCACTGGCTTGGGTCTCTGCTCCGCAGAGTATCATGTCCAGGCTttgcctctcccttttttttatttttacctggcAACCGTCGTGGTTGTTGGGCCAGGCAGCTCCGCTTCCCGCGTGGGCCCGTCGGACCTCCGGCCCTCGGAGATCCCCGGAACCCCCGGAACCCCCGGAACCCTGGTCTTCGCACTCTTCTGAACTCCTGCATGAATCGCTCCAGGCACTTACCCACCCCGCAGAGGCGGGGGGGGGCTTTAATAACTTGAGGTCCTCTGCTCCAGCCCAGATATCGGCCCCGCCTAAGCAGTTGACTGAGACTTTGGTTCCATTCCTGGACACGGATTCAAATGGTGAGCTGCCCCCAGAGACAGATCAGTATCTGAATGACAAGCCAACCCTGCACGAAAGGCTCTTACAAGTGGTTCCAGCGTTGGGTGATGAGAATCAGGCCATAGTTCTACCTCCTCCActcaaaagtaagatgaaaaCTGGAGATGAGCCAGAAGATCACCAGTCATTGGAAATACTTGCTCCACCTCTGGACAGTCAGGGTTTAAACCAAAGAAAGTTTTTTGTTTCATCCCCAAACCTGGACAAAGATCTAGTTCAGCATCGAAGGCTTGCCAAAGTTGTTATTGGAACTCCAAACCAATTTGCAAATAAAGAGCTCCTAGAACAACTGCAGGACGATTATTCAGATTCTGGTATGGATATCATATACCCTGAGGAAAACCGACCAATGGATTTCCCAGGGGGACCAGATCAACCCCCAGAGCTCCCTGAGGAGCTTGAAATTTCTTCACTCCTGCAGGAGACCCCTGCAGGACCTCTCCAGTCCACTGTAGAGGAACCTGAACCTTTTGTGCCTGGAGTGGAGGCCCAGGCCAAGCATCCAGAGTCCCCTGAAGAGACAGAAACACCTCCACTTCTTCAGGACGCTCTATCTCAGCCTCCAGAGATCCTTAAGGAAGCTGGAAATTCTGTAAGCCCACAGGAGGCCCCAGCTGAACCTTCAAGTACCCCTGAAGTCCAACAGGAAGCCTCAGCTCAACCTACAGAGGCACCTGAGGAAGTAGAACCTTGGACCCCTCAGGAGGCCCCAGCTCAGCCACCAGAGGAGAAGGTACCACCTCAGGAGGTAAATGTGCCATCTCTGAGTCAGAATGAAGCTCAGCGGCCAAAATTACACAATGTCACTGTTAAACCTGTAGATTTGGCACTTACTGTAACTGTGACTCAGCCTCCACAGCACCCCAAGAAGGCTGAGCCTGCAATCCTGCAAGAACAACCAGCTCAGCCACCAGAGCTGTCTTTGGGGGAGGTGGAACCTATTCCAACCCAGCAGGAGCACCCAGCTCAACCTCTAGAGCATCATGAGGTGAAAGTTGCACCTCCAGGTCACCATCAGGTTCAACAGTTAAACCTGCCCAATATCACTGTTAAACCTGCAGGCGTGCAGGTTACTGTAACACCAGAACCCACTACAGAGGTGGGACCTTTGCCAGTTCAACGTGAGTCTGTCACTCAGCCCTCTGTGCCCCTTAATGTGGAACCTTTTGCAACCCAGCATGAAGCCCCAACTCTGCCTCCACAGTCCCCTGAGGAGAATGAACATTTGTCATTTCAACAGGAGACTCCAACTGAGTCCCCAGAATCTCCCACACAGGAGAAACCTCCAACACAGCAGGAGACCCCTGTTCAGACCCCTGGAGAGGTTAAACCTTCCACAACCCAGCAGGACACCCTGGCTCAGGATTCACAGGCTCCTGAGGAGGGTGAATCACCTTCAACCCAGGAGGAGGCCCTGGCTCAACTTCCAGGGACTCAGGAAGAGAAGGAACCTTCTCCACCCCAGCAGGAGGCCCCTGCTGAGCTTCCACAAATCCCTGAGGAGGGTGAACCTTCCTCAATACAGGAGGAGAGCCAGGATCATCATGCACAGACTCCTGAGAAAGCTAAACCTTCTTCAACCCAGCAGGAGGCCCCAACCCAGTATCCACAGGCCTCTGAGGAGGGAGAACCATCTCCAGCTCAGGAAGAGGCTCCCACTCAATTTCCACAAATTCTTGTGAAGAGTGGGTTTCCAGAACAACATCCAGCCCCTGCTGAAAATGTTGAACCTTATCCAGATCAGCAGGGAGTACCAACACAGACTGGAGATCTTCCTGAAGAAACTGAACTTTCTCCAAGCCAGCAGTGGAGCTCATCTCTGCCTCAGATGCCTGTCGTAGGTGTAGAACCTTCTCCAGTCCAGCCTGAGCACCAGGCTCAGCCTCCAGAGTCCTCTACAGATATTGTAGCTCAGCCTCCAGTACATCATGAGGTGACATCCTCACgtctaggtcctggtgaagctCAGCATCCAATGTTGCCCAATATCACAGCAAAACCTGTAGATCTGGAGGTTTTCATAACTCCAGTGCCCACTAAGTTTGAACATGCTccagggcagcaggaggcctCTGCTCAAGCTCCAGTTCCCCCTGAGCAGGTTGAATTTTCTCCAGCCCAGTCCGAGCTTCTTTTCCAGTCTCCAGAGACCCTTGAAGATGAATTTCCTCCAGGCCAACAAGAACTCATAGTAAAGACTCCAGACCCTCCTAAGGAGATGGAACCTACTTCAGCCCAACAGGAGGCCCCAGCTGAGCCATCAGAGCCCCATAAGGAGATTGAACCATCTTCAAATGAGTACACAGTCTCAGCTCATTCTCCAGGGCCCACTGAAGACGTCAAGCCTCCAACCCAACCAGAGGTTCCAGCTCAGCCTCCTGTTCCCCAGCAGGTCCCAGCTATATCTCCTGAGCCCCGACAGGAGGTAGAGCCTTCTGCCACACAACAGGAATCCCCAGCCCAGTCTTTAGAACTTGCTGACAAAGTGGAACCTCTTCCAGTCTCTCAAAAGACCCCTTCTCAGCTTCTACAGTTTCCTGAGAAGGTGGAATCCTCTCCAGTCCTGCAAGAAGCTCCATCTCTACCTCTAGAGCCCCTTAAGGAGGTAGAACTTTCTCCAGCCCAACAGGTGGCACAGACTCAGCCTTCAGAGCTCCCTGAGAAGCTAGAGTCATTTCCAATTCTGCAGCAGGCTTCAACTCAGTCTCCAGAGCCCCATCAAGAGTCAGAACCTTCTCCAGCTCAGCCTCCAGAGCCATCTAAGGAGGTTGAACCACAACTTCCAGTCCATAACGAGATGACAGTTCCACCTCAAGGACAAGATCAAGCTCAGCGTTCAAGCTTGCCCAGTGTCACTGCTAAACCTGTTGACTTGGAGTTTACTGTACCTCCAGAGCCTTCTACAACCCTGCAGCAGACTCTAGCTCCTCCAGAGGATCCAGAGGTGACACTTCCACATCCAGAACATGTTGAGGCTCAGAGTCCAAATTTGTCTGAAGTCACAGTTCAACCTTTAGATCTGGAGCTTACCATAACACCAGAACCCATTACAGAGGTTGAAACTTCAACCATGCAAGAGACTCCAGGTCCTCCTTTAGAGCCACCTGACGAGTCTGTAATGCAGCCTCCCATGTATCGGGAGGTGACAGTTCCAACTCCAGGTCAGGATCAAGCTCGGCATCTATTGTTACCCAATGTAACGGTTCAGCCTTTGGACTTGGAGCTTACCCTAACTCCAGAACCCACCACAAAAGTTGAACATTCTACAACCGTGAGTAAAACTACTGTTCCTCCAAAGGACATGGAAGTGACATTTGCACATCAAGAGCAGGTTCAAGCTCAGCATCCAATCTTGACTGAAGTCACAGTTCAGCCTTTGGACCTGGGGCTTACCATAACTTCAGAATTCACTAAGGAGATTGAACTTCCTCAACCTATGCAGGAGACTCCAATCCAGCTTCCAGAGCCACCTAAGGAGGTTACTGTAGCTCAATCTCCAGTATATCAGGAGGAGACCATTCCAACACCAGGTTGGGATCAAATTCAGCATCCATCATCACCCAGTGTAACAGTTCAACCTTTGGACCTGGAGCTTACTGTAAGTCCAGAACCCACTACAGAAGTTGAACATTCTACAGCCCTGAAAAAGACTATAGCTCCTCCAAAAGACGTGGAGGTGACATTTGCACATCTCGAGCAGGTTCTGTCTCGCCGTCCAAACTTGACTAAGGTCACAGTTCAACCTTTGGACCTGGAACTTACCATAACTCCAGCATCCACTACAGAGATTGAACCTTCTCCAACCATGCCTCTAGAGCTGCCTAAGGAACTTGTAGCTCAACCTTCCATATATCAAGAGGCAGCAGTTCCAACGTCAGCTCAGGATCAAGCTCAGCACCTGTGGTCACCAAATGTGACAACACAACCTTTGGCCCTAGAGCTTACCATAAGTCCAAAACCCACTACAGAGGTTGAACAGTCTACAACTCTGCATCAGACTACAGCTCCTCCAAAGGACCTTGAGGTGACATTTCCACCATCAGAGCAGGTTCAGGTTCAGCATTCAACCTTAAATAAAGTCAAAGTTAAACCTTTGGACTTGGGGCTTACCATAACTCCAGAACCTACTACAGAGACCAAACCTTCTCCAACCATGCAAGAGACCCCAACTCAGCCTCCAGAGCCACCTAAGGAGGTTGTAGTTCAATATCCATTCCATCAGGAGGGGACAGTTCCAACCCTAGGTCAGGATCAAGCTCCGTATCCAACTTTACCCAGTGTCACAGTTCATCCTGTGGACATGGGACTTACCATGACTTCAGAACCTACTACCCAGGTTGAAGGTTCTACAACCACCAAGACTACAACTCCCCCTCCAAAGGACCTTGAGATGACGCTTGCGCATCTCGAGCAGATTCAGAGGCAACATCCAAACCTGACTGAAGTCACTGTTCCACCTATGGACCTGGAAATTACTGTAACTGCAGGATCCAATATGGAAGTTGAACCTTCTCCAGCCAGGCAAGAGACCCCAACTCAGCCTCCAGAGCCACCTAAGGAGGTTAAAGTTCAATATCCATTTCATCAGGAAGTGATGAGTCCAACTCCAAGTAAGGGTGAAGTCCAGCATCCAGAATCACCCAGCATCACATTTCATAATGGGGGCTTGGGGCTTACCATTACTCCAGAACCTATTACAGAGGCTAAACATTCTGCAACCACGAAGAAGACTACAGCTCCTTCTCCAGCGGACCTTGAGGTGACACTTGCACATCGAGAGCGTGTTCAGAGTCAACAGCCAAACCTGACTAAAGTCACTGTTCCACCTATGGACTTGGAAATTACTGTAAGTCACCAACCAGAGTCATCTGAGTCGGTTCTCCCCCCAACGACTCAGCCCTCAGTGGTGCATTTTGCAAAATACTTCCCAGAAAAGGCATATACAACTTTCACTGAGCAGCCAGAACAGAGTGTTACCACAAATGTCAACATATGTGAGCTCTGTACCTGCAAAGATGAGACGCTATCGTGTACTGGTTTCAGCCCAAAGCAGAGGCTCCGCAGAGTGCCTGTGCCAGAGCCCAACACGGACAACAACACCTTCACCATCTT AAATTTCCAAGGAAACGCTATTTCTTACATTGAGGAGAATACATGGAAGCCATACCGTTGGACTGAGAAATT aattctcAGTGAAAATTATTTGACTGAATTACATAAGGACTCATTTGAAGGCCTGCTATCCCTACAGTATTT AGATTTATCCTGCAATAAGATACAATCTATTGAAAGACGGACATTTGAACCACTACCTTTTTTGAAGTTTAT aaatgttAGTTGCAATGTACTGACAGAAGTGAGCTTTGGAACATTTCAGGCCTGGCATGGAATGCAGTTTTTACATAAGCt AATTCTCAGTCATAACCCTCTGACAACTGTTGAAgattcatatctttttaaattgccagcattaaaatattt AGACATGGGAACAACACAGGTGTCACTTTCAACAATTGAGAGCATTCTCATGATGACCCTTGAATTGGAAAAACT GATATTACCTAGCCGTATGTCCTGTTGTCTCTGCCAACTCAAAAATAATATTGAGGTTGTTTGCAAGACAGTCAAGCTGCATTGTGACGGTGAATGTTTGACAAATGCCACACGTTGTG ATGAAAAAGCATCTATAATGAATGTAGAAGGATCATTCATGAAGGTATTAAAAGCCCGGAAGAAGAGTACCAGTACTGAGCTGACAATTGAGCCAGAGAAGGCATCCTCAGACAAAAATGGCATCGGTCTGTCAGCCTTTATGAATGAGCAGTTAGACTTTAATGATGAAAGTGATGTTATCAGTGCGCTGAATTACATATTACCTTATTTCTCAGAGGGAAATGTAGAAGATGTAGAATCAACATTACTACCATTCATTAAAACTCTGTTTTCAAATGTTCAAGATGGAGACAAGCCTGTGGGTTACttgaaaaacaacacaaagaGCCCTTCTCTTGAACCTGGACCCAACAATTcaacttacaaaaataaactgaggaaACTCTCTTTCCTGGAAAATTTGTTAGAtgcagaaattcaagaaaaaattgatgaggtaaaaaagaaagaaaaaactgccatGCTTATACCTCCCGGGATTTTAGGTCCCAAATTTAAGAAATTGGAAACTGCCCAAGGACAGGAAAAGACCCTTCCCAAGTCTAAGAATTTACGGAAGAGGTGGTTTAGAAAAAACAGTGTTCTCAAGGGCCCCAAGGACCCACAGAAAAGGCACTACAAGGAAGTGGACGTTCAGAGCACCCAAGGGAAACAGAGTGCCCAGTCATTTGTGAAGAACATGGCCAAAGAAAGAAGGCTCAGTGGACCATCCCCAAGGGAGCTGGAGGAGCTTCACATGGCCCAGAGGCCCAGGAAATTAGTGGGAAACTCCGTCCACACAGAGTCTTCATTCATAAAGGAGCACAAGGCAGCAGCCTCTTCTTTCCCGAAGCAAAACATAATGGGCAAGCCTTCTGCCTCCACTGCTCCAAAATCCCTACCTAAGGTGAAAACCAAATCAGAAGACTCAACCTACCCCATTGTTGTTTTAGAAGATGCGAATGCTAGAGTTAGGGAAATGGAGGCTTCCAGACCAGTCTCGCATtctggaaaaaagtatattttccataaaattcgCTCACGTATAGTCCAAAGAACACCCAagaccaaaaaaagtaaaaagttcagaaagaaaaactcactCTCGAATAGATTGATGCCTGCACAGAGGCCTCCATTGCCTGCCGTCAGGAGCCTCATCGATTCCCCTTCACAGGAGGCTATTTCATCTTCAGAAAAACGAATTCAGGAAAATCCTTTTCCAGAATTATTTACTCTTTCAGAACCTTCTAAAGAAAACACTACTGTAGAAAACACTACTGCACAGAATGCttctgaagaaattatttctcCAGGAAGCACTACTGTATCAGAACAAACTCCCCCTGAATTCACAAACCGTAGGAATCTTTCCAATACATATTCTACTACCACCAGAGACAACTTTGTGCCGACTGTTAAACAAACCAATGAAACACAATGGGAATACCACAACTTGGTCACTGACTTGCCCCCAAAGCCCACAGGCTTCAGTGTTGCAAAGCTCTCATCCGCAGGTGATCTATTTGAAATTCAGCTAAACCAGCAGCTACGGTCCCTCATCCCGAATAATGACGTGAGAAGGCTCATTTCTCATGTTATCCGGACTTTGAAAATGGACTGCTCTGAGACCAATGTGCAACTGGCCTGTGCCAAGCTTATCTCCAGAACAGGCCTCCTGATGAAGCTTCTCAGCGAGCAGCAGGAAGTAAAGGTGTCCAAGGCAGAGTGGGATACAGACCAATGGAAGACTGAGAACTATATCAATGAGAGCACAGAAGCCCAGAGTGAACAGAAAGAGCAGAAGTCAAGTGAG ccaACAAAAGAAGTTCCAGGTTATGGCTATAACAACAAACTCATCTTGGCAATATCTGTGACTGTAGTAGTAATGATTTTGATTATAGTTTTCTGTCTCATTGAG